From a single Limisphaera ngatamarikiensis genomic region:
- the dnaX gene encoding DNA polymerase III subunit gamma/tau — MSYQVIARKYRPQRFSEVVGQEHVTRTLANAIAQNRIAHAYLFCGPRGTGKTTIARIFAKCLNATNGPTVEFSDDDPRCREIAEGRSLDVLEIDAASNRGIDEIRSLRETVHYAPAQSRFRIYIIDEVHMLTREAFNALLKTLEEPPDHVKFMFATTEPEKVPATILSRCQRFDLRRIPTALMVRHLAHIARLEGVEIDEAALYAIARGADGGLRDAESTLDQLISFCGRRIQESDVLSMYGLTARDQLLGLSGAILRGDRIGVVRLLDQLLGQGKDPGRLLGDLVGHFRNLMVWQLAGDDAELLDLSEAERTALREQAGLVTWEGAARIVEVLADAENRLGDAVSRQVMLEVALLRAIEARQAVSLEYVLEKLRALRNGLEVESRESATNPGSTPSAGGFGGQQDLETAAVSGLDQSVPDARPASATAAAAGPLASGAAPASTPTSDEAFWARLLDTVGRASPFLRSYLEHAYLARREGQRVVIGFPREWQEYKALADTPQFRQVLETKLRELGMPTAEVTFVVADPPVTQPSPGLADAPATGVGAGGAPQTPEAGAGAVGGASGTSGTRPAARARKPAGETPAPPLKLDPEEFKNDPLIRQALEMFKARIVKQG, encoded by the coding sequence ATGTCTTATCAGGTCATAGCGCGCAAGTATCGGCCGCAACGGTTCAGCGAGGTGGTGGGTCAGGAGCATGTGACGCGGACCCTGGCCAATGCCATTGCCCAGAACCGGATTGCCCATGCGTACCTGTTTTGCGGGCCGCGGGGCACGGGCAAGACGACCATTGCGCGGATCTTTGCCAAGTGTTTGAACGCCACCAACGGGCCCACGGTGGAGTTCTCCGATGACGATCCCCGGTGTCGCGAGATCGCCGAGGGCCGTTCCCTGGACGTGCTGGAAATTGACGCTGCCAGCAACCGGGGCATTGACGAGATTCGCAGTCTTCGTGAGACGGTCCATTATGCGCCGGCCCAGTCCCGATTCCGCATCTACATCATCGACGAGGTGCACATGCTGACGCGGGAGGCGTTCAATGCGTTGCTCAAGACGCTGGAAGAGCCCCCCGATCACGTGAAGTTCATGTTTGCGACCACGGAGCCGGAGAAGGTTCCCGCCACGATTTTGTCCCGTTGCCAGCGATTTGATCTGCGGCGCATCCCCACCGCGCTGATGGTGCGGCACCTGGCGCACATCGCGCGGCTGGAGGGGGTGGAGATCGACGAGGCGGCTCTGTACGCCATTGCCCGCGGGGCGGACGGGGGGCTGCGGGATGCGGAGTCCACGCTGGATCAGTTGATCAGCTTCTGCGGCAGGCGAATTCAGGAGAGCGACGTGCTTTCGATGTACGGGCTGACCGCCCGGGACCAGTTGCTGGGTCTCAGCGGGGCGATCCTGCGCGGCGACCGCATCGGGGTGGTACGGTTGCTGGATCAATTGCTGGGGCAGGGCAAGGATCCGGGGCGCCTGTTGGGCGACCTGGTTGGGCATTTTCGCAATTTGATGGTCTGGCAACTGGCGGGGGACGATGCCGAACTGTTGGACCTGTCCGAGGCGGAGCGGACTGCCTTGAGGGAACAGGCGGGGTTGGTGACCTGGGAAGGGGCGGCGCGGATTGTGGAGGTGCTGGCGGATGCCGAGAACCGGCTGGGCGACGCGGTGTCGCGGCAGGTGATGCTGGAAGTGGCGCTCTTGCGGGCCATTGAGGCTCGGCAGGCGGTGAGTCTGGAGTACGTGCTGGAGAAGCTGCGAGCGCTCCGGAATGGTTTGGAAGTGGAATCGAGGGAGTCGGCGACGAACCCCGGCTCGACGCCGTCCGCCGGTGGGTTTGGGGGGCAGCAGGACCTGGAGACGGCTGCGGTGAGTGGGCTGGATCAGTCCGTCCCGGATGCGCGCCCGGCTTCTGCCACCGCCGCTGCGGCTGGTCCTCTAGCCTCCGGAGCCGCACCAGCCTCCACGCCCACCTCGGACGAGGCGTTCTGGGCCCGGCTCCTTGACACTGTGGGCCGTGCCAGCCCGTTTTTGCGGAGCTATCTTGAGCATGCGTACCTGGCCCGGCGCGAGGGTCAACGAGTGGTGATTGGCTTCCCGCGGGAGTGGCAGGAGTACAAGGCGTTGGCGGACACACCGCAGTTCCGCCAGGTTTTGGAGACCAAGCTGCGGGAGCTGGGGATGCCAACGGCTGAAGTCACGTTTGTGGTGGCAGACCCGCCGGTGACGCAGCCGAGTCCGGGGTTGGCGGATGCACCGGCGACCGGAGTCGGGGCTGGCGGTGCTCCGCAGACGCCGGAGGCGGGGGCGGGGGCTGTCGGTGGCGCGTCGGGGACGAGTGGGACCCGGCCTGCGGCCCGT